A single region of the Acinetobacter sp. WCHA45 genome encodes:
- a CDS encoding ABC transporter ATP-binding protein, producing MNNKSPLDAEALIEVKNLSFNRGERVIYDDVSLKIRRGQITAIMGPSGTGKTTLLRLIGGQLIPDHGEVLLDGKNIAAMSRPDLFAARARMGMLFQSGALFTDMSVYENVAFPIRAHTQLPEHLIAELVALKLESVGLRGAEPLMPSELSGGMNRRVALARAIALDPELIMYDEPFAGQDPIVKGVLTRLIRSLREALDLTTIIVSHDVAETLSIADYIYVVAEGKIQGEGSPEQLQAHASPFVRQFLTGSAEGPVEYQFTHQAYLDNEVRA from the coding sequence ATGAATAACAAATCTCCTCTCGATGCTGAAGCCCTCATTGAAGTTAAAAACTTGAGCTTTAACCGAGGGGAACGCGTCATTTATGATGATGTCAGTCTTAAAATTCGACGTGGTCAAATTACTGCAATTATGGGACCTTCAGGAACAGGTAAGACCACTTTGCTCCGTTTGATTGGTGGGCAGTTAATCCCTGATCATGGTGAAGTATTGCTCGATGGTAAAAATATTGCAGCCATGTCTCGTCCAGACTTGTTTGCTGCACGCGCACGTATGGGGATGTTATTCCAGAGCGGTGCGTTATTTACTGATATGTCAGTTTATGAAAATGTTGCATTTCCTATTCGTGCGCATACACAATTACCAGAACATTTGATTGCTGAGTTAGTCGCTTTAAAGTTGGAGTCGGTTGGGCTACGTGGTGCTGAACCCTTAATGCCATCTGAACTTTCAGGAGGTATGAATCGTCGTGTTGCCTTAGCGCGTGCGATTGCACTTGATCCAGAATTGATTATGTATGATGAGCCATTCGCTGGCCAAGATCCAATTGTTAAAGGTGTTCTAACACGATTGATTCGTTCTTTGCGTGAAGCTTTAGACTTAACAACAATTATTGTCTCGCATGATGTCGCAGAGACATTATCGATTGCTGATTATATTTATGTGGTTGCTGAAGGCAAAATTCAGGGTGAAGGTTCACCTGAGCAGCTACAGGCACATGCTTCCCCATTTGTACGTCAATTTTTAACAGGCTCAGCTGAGGGCCCTGTTGAATATCAATTTACTCATCAAGCATATTTAGATAACGAGGTTCGTGCATGA
- the mlaE gene encoding lipid asymmetry maintenance ABC transporter permease subunit MlaE — MNTIAWLGRLVIERIKGIGAASLMLIQILFSAPSKGGFQRFVYQMHRVGVMSLLIIAVSGLFIGAVLGLQMYSILVTFGSEAMLGTAISLTLLRELAAVVAALLFAGRAGSALTAEIGSMKQSEQLASMEMIGVDPLRQIVAPRLWAGIVSLPMLTVIFATIGIIGGKLVGVDFLGADEGSFWGGMQSTVQFGHDIFNGTIIKSIVFALICTWVAVYQGYACDPTPEGIATSMTRTVVYSSLCVLGFDFVLTAVMFGGI, encoded by the coding sequence ATGAATACGATTGCCTGGTTAGGTAGACTCGTTATTGAGCGAATAAAGGGGATAGGTGCAGCATCACTTATGCTCATCCAGATTTTATTTTCAGCGCCTTCAAAGGGTGGCTTTCAACGCTTTGTCTATCAAATGCATCGTGTTGGGGTCATGTCTCTGCTGATTATTGCTGTGTCAGGTTTGTTTATTGGCGCTGTCCTTGGCTTACAGATGTATAGCATTTTGGTCACTTTTGGTAGTGAAGCTATGTTAGGGACAGCGATTTCGTTAACTTTGTTACGTGAACTTGCTGCGGTTGTTGCTGCATTACTATTTGCAGGGCGCGCAGGCTCGGCTCTCACTGCCGAAATTGGTTCAATGAAACAGAGTGAACAATTGGCCAGTATGGAAATGATTGGCGTTGATCCACTTCGTCAAATTGTGGCTCCGCGTTTGTGGGCAGGTATTGTGAGTTTGCCGATGTTGACTGTGATTTTTGCAACGATCGGTATCATTGGCGGCAAGTTGGTTGGCGTAGATTTTTTAGGTGCTGATGAAGGTTCTTTCTGGGGTGGTATGCAAAGTACAGTTCAGTTTGGGCATGATATTTTTAATGGCACTATTATTAAAAGTATTGTTTTTGCGCTGATTTGTACATGGGTTGCGGTCTATCAAGGTTATGCTTGTGATCCAACACCAGAGGGTATCGCGACTTCGATGACCAGAACGGTCGTATATTCTTCACTTTGTGTATTAGGTTTTGATTTCGTGTTGACTGCGGTCATGTTCGGAGGGATTTAA
- a CDS encoding outer membrane lipid asymmetry maintenance protein MlaD has product MKSRTSELAVGIFVIIFGIALFFLAMKVSGLVGTNLRDSYSMTAQFDNVNGLKPRAKVTMSGVTIGRVESITLDPVTRLATVKFDLDGKLTSFNTEQLKQVQKNALEELRYSSDYQQADAAKQKAMEQQLISNMTYITSLDEDAYIMVATNGLLGEKYLKVVPGGGVNYLKRGDVVSNTQGTMDLEDLISKFITGGAGKATSSSTTSESSASQPLATEAEPSFVE; this is encoded by the coding sequence ATGAAATCACGTACTAGTGAGCTGGCCGTAGGTATTTTTGTGATTATCTTCGGTATCGCTCTATTTTTTCTTGCGATGAAAGTTAGTGGTTTAGTGGGTACAAATCTACGTGATAGCTATAGCATGACAGCGCAGTTTGACAACGTAAATGGTTTAAAACCACGAGCAAAGGTGACCATGAGTGGTGTGACTATTGGCCGTGTAGAGTCTATTACGCTTGATCCAGTAACACGTTTAGCAACAGTTAAGTTTGATTTGGATGGTAAATTAACCAGCTTTAATACTGAGCAATTAAAACAAGTGCAGAAAAATGCCTTAGAAGAATTGCGTTATAGCTCAGATTATCAACAAGCTGATGCTGCGAAACAAAAAGCAATGGAACAGCAACTTATCAGTAACATGACCTACATCACCAGTTTGGATGAGGATGCTTATATTATGGTTGCAACCAATGGCTTACTGGGTGAGAAGTATTTGAAAGTTGTACCAGGTGGTGGTGTGAATTACCTAAAGCGTGGTGATGTTGTTTCAAATACCCAAGGTACAATGGATTTAGAAGATTTGATCAGTAAATTTATTACTGGTGGTGCTGGTAAAGCCACATCAAGCTCAACAACTTCAGAGAGTTCGGCATCGCAGCCACTTGCTACTGAAGCAGAACCATCATTTGTTGAGTAA